One part of the Candidatus Eisenbacteria bacterium genome encodes these proteins:
- a CDS encoding UDP-N-acetylmuramate--L-alanine ligase has protein sequence MYGKARNVHMVGIGGTGMCGIAEVLLSLGYRVSGSDLKATEVTERLERLGGKVFLGHHPSNVQGSDLVVVSSAIRHDNPEYQAALALGVPVVPRAEMLAELMRVKYGVAVAGAHGKTTTTSLLATVLSHGGLDPTVVVGGRVKSIGSNARTGEGDFLVAEADESDGSFLLLSPAIAVVTNIDAEHLDHYRDLVEIRKAFIEFVNKVPFYGVAVLCAEDARVREILPFVKRRHLTYAIEQPADWKASGIRQEGERTWFTASFRGQVWGEFGVRLFGRHNVLNALAAVAVGEELDLPPEAVRAGLEDFQGVARRFERKGAAAGLSVVDDYGHHPTELAAVMETARGLGPGRVVAVFQPHRYTRTAHHWREFGETLARAGLLVLLPVYAAGEQPIPGVTSELIAEAARAAGATEVYTPADFEAASAVLLEKTRPGDLVITMGAGDVWKLGERLISSLASAGGVR, from the coding sequence GTGTACGGCAAGGCGCGCAACGTCCACATGGTGGGCATCGGCGGCACCGGGATGTGCGGGATCGCCGAGGTGCTGCTGAGCCTCGGCTACCGGGTGTCCGGTTCCGACCTGAAGGCCACCGAGGTCACCGAGCGGCTGGAGCGGCTCGGGGGAAAGGTGTTCCTCGGCCACCATCCCTCCAACGTGCAGGGCTCCGACCTGGTGGTGGTTTCCTCCGCCATCCGCCACGACAACCCCGAATACCAGGCGGCGCTCGCGCTGGGCGTGCCGGTGGTGCCGCGCGCCGAAATGCTGGCCGAGCTGATGCGCGTCAAGTACGGCGTGGCGGTGGCCGGCGCGCACGGCAAGACCACCACCACCTCGCTGCTGGCCACGGTGCTTTCGCACGGGGGCCTGGACCCCACCGTGGTGGTGGGGGGCCGGGTGAAGTCCATCGGGTCCAACGCCCGGACCGGCGAGGGCGACTTCCTGGTGGCCGAGGCCGACGAAAGCGACGGCAGCTTCCTGCTGCTCTCCCCGGCGATCGCGGTGGTCACCAACATCGACGCCGAGCACCTGGACCACTACCGGGACCTGGTCGAGATCCGCAAGGCGTTCATCGAGTTCGTCAACAAGGTGCCCTTCTACGGGGTCGCGGTGCTGTGCGCCGAGGACGCCCGGGTCCGCGAGATCCTGCCCTTCGTGAAGCGCCGGCACCTGACGTACGCCATCGAGCAGCCCGCGGACTGGAAGGCCTCCGGGATCCGCCAGGAGGGGGAGCGCACCTGGTTCACGGCCAGCTTCCGCGGCCAGGTGTGGGGGGAGTTCGGGGTGCGGCTGTTCGGCCGCCACAATGTGCTCAACGCCCTGGCGGCGGTGGCCGTGGGGGAGGAGCTGGACCTGCCGCCGGAGGCCGTTCGCGCCGGCCTGGAGGATTTCCAGGGGGTGGCGCGCCGGTTCGAGCGCAAGGGGGCGGCCGCCGGACTGTCCGTGGTGGACGACTATGGTCACCATCCCACCGAGCTCGCCGCGGTCATGGAGACCGCCCGGGGCCTTGGCCCGGGCCGGGTGGTGGCGGTCTTCCAGCCCCATCGCTACACCCGTACCGCCCACCACTGGAGGGAGTTCGGGGAGACCCTGGCCCGCGCGGGGCTGCTGGTGCTGCTGCCGGTCTACGCCGCCGGGGAGCAGCCCATTCCGGGGGTGACCTCGGAGCTGATCGCCGAGGCGGCCCGCGCGGCAGGGGCCACCGAAGTGTACACCCCCGCGGACTTCGAGGCCGCGTCGGCCGTGTTGCTCGAGAAGACCCGCCCGGGGGACCTGGTGATCACCATGGGCGCCGGGGACGTGTGGAAACTGGGTGAGCGGCTCATTTCTTCCCTCGCATCCGCGGGGGGAGTGAGATAA
- the murG gene encoding undecaprenyldiphospho-muramoylpentapeptide beta-N-acetylglucosaminyltransferase: MGRIIIAGGGTGGHIYPGVAVAEEVRRRHPDWKVTFVGTLRGLETRVLPETGFHLDLISVRGLPRRPGFSQVSALFRFLVSIGEAQKLLLREKPDVVLGTGGFVSAPVVIAARLQGIPVVMQEQNSVPGLVNRWLSGIVQEVHINFSESRQFFRRKNHLKLTGNPVRPEVLGGDPRATAEKYGLDLSMFTLFVFGGSRGAHSLNQAVVDAWPTLSRQPSFQLIMQTGSEDYEWVSKQITGPRAVVRDYLPHISEAYCLADLVIARAGAMTISEITVCGLPSILVPYPHAAQNHQLINARNLVERGAATMLLDSETDGARLAREVLALMDDRSRLKTMARNARNFGRVDAAEKIVRSLERHVQGASAAPPEG, encoded by the coding sequence ATGGGCAGGATCATCATCGCCGGCGGCGGCACCGGCGGCCACATCTACCCGGGAGTCGCGGTGGCGGAGGAAGTGCGCCGCCGGCATCCGGACTGGAAGGTGACCTTCGTCGGCACGCTGCGCGGGCTCGAGACGCGCGTCCTGCCCGAGACCGGCTTCCACCTTGACCTCATCTCGGTGCGGGGCCTGCCGCGGCGCCCCGGGTTCTCGCAGGTGTCGGCCCTGTTCCGCTTCCTGGTCTCGATCGGGGAGGCGCAGAAGCTGCTGTTGCGCGAGAAGCCCGACGTGGTGCTGGGCACCGGGGGCTTCGTGAGTGCCCCGGTGGTCATCGCCGCGCGCCTGCAGGGGATCCCGGTGGTGATGCAGGAGCAGAACAGCGTTCCGGGCCTGGTGAACCGCTGGCTCTCGGGGATCGTGCAGGAAGTGCACATCAACTTCTCGGAGTCGCGCCAGTTCTTCCGCCGCAAGAACCACCTGAAGCTCACCGGCAACCCGGTCCGCCCGGAGGTGCTGGGCGGCGACCCCCGCGCCACCGCCGAGAAGTACGGGCTGGACCTGTCCATGTTCACCCTGTTCGTGTTCGGGGGCAGCCGCGGCGCCCACAGCCTGAACCAGGCGGTGGTGGATGCCTGGCCCACGCTCTCGCGCCAGCCCAGCTTCCAGCTGATCATGCAGACGGGCAGCGAGGACTACGAGTGGGTGTCGAAGCAGATCACCGGCCCGCGGGCGGTGGTCCGCGACTACCTGCCGCACATCTCCGAGGCCTACTGCCTGGCCGACCTGGTGATCGCCCGCGCCGGAGCCATGACCATCTCCGAGATCACCGTGTGCGGCCTGCCTTCGATCCTGGTGCCCTACCCGCACGCCGCGCAGAATCACCAGCTCATCAACGCCCGCAACCTGGTGGAGCGCGGCGCGGCCACGATGCTCCTGGACTCCGAGACCGACGGGGCGAGGCTGGCCCGGGAGGTCCTGGCGCTGATGGACGACCGCAGCCGCCTGAAGACCATGGCCCGCAACGCCCGCAACTTCGGTCGCGTGGACGCCGCCGAGAAGATCGTGCGCTCGCTCGAGCGCCACGTGCAGGGCGCGTCCGCGGCGCCCCCGGAGGGCTAG
- a CDS encoding FtsW/RodA/SpoVE family cell cycle protein: protein MTQRRLYAPRTGRWDPVMFWTTLLLLGIGMLAVYSSSSYLGSTQFGGPATFLGRQSIRALVGLVVLVLVARTDYRRWQSWALPLWVVSLGMLVSLAVLRKLGGVGDAGDDLVNVHQVRGAYRWYRIGAVSLQPTEIAKVLTVMVMASILAREEGAARSTRTVLRAMGVLVATAGLIVLQPNFSSATALLGVGFLLLLVAGLSWRWLAGMALCVPPVMLYALSHHGHHMKRLHDYLALVTGKPVDVRDQVWQLWQSLVALGSGGLLGRGLGHGLQKFLFLPDPHTDFIFSIWGEEMGFLGSVALLLLLALLLWRGFRTALRAADSFGFYLAAGLSLQLAVYAGVHVAVTTGMFPTTGLPLPFISFGGSSLVMNLLTVGVLLNISRRAL, encoded by the coding sequence ATGACCCAGCGGCGACTCTATGCGCCCCGCACCGGACGGTGGGACCCGGTGATGTTCTGGACCACGCTGCTGCTGCTGGGGATCGGGATGCTCGCCGTGTACTCGTCCAGCTCCTACCTGGGCTCCACCCAGTTCGGCGGCCCGGCCACCTTCCTGGGCCGGCAGAGCATCCGGGCGCTGGTGGGCCTGGTGGTGCTGGTGCTGGTGGCGCGCACCGACTACCGGCGCTGGCAGAGCTGGGCGCTGCCGCTGTGGGTGGTGAGCCTGGGGATGCTGGTGTCGCTGGCGGTGCTGCGCAAGCTGGGCGGGGTGGGCGACGCGGGCGACGACCTGGTGAACGTCCACCAGGTGCGCGGGGCGTACCGCTGGTACCGCATCGGCGCGGTGTCGCTGCAGCCCACCGAGATCGCCAAGGTGCTCACGGTGATGGTGATGGCCTCCATCCTGGCGCGGGAGGAAGGCGCCGCCCGCTCCACCCGCACCGTGCTGCGCGCGATGGGCGTGCTGGTGGCCACCGCGGGGCTGATCGTGCTGCAGCCCAACTTCTCCAGCGCCACCGCGCTGCTGGGGGTGGGCTTCCTGCTGCTCCTGGTCGCCGGTCTCAGTTGGCGCTGGCTGGCGGGCATGGCGCTGTGCGTGCCGCCGGTGATGCTCTACGCGCTGAGCCACCACGGGCATCACATGAAGCGGTTGCACGACTACCTGGCGCTGGTCACCGGCAAGCCGGTGGACGTGCGCGACCAGGTGTGGCAGCTGTGGCAATCGCTGGTGGCGCTGGGCTCCGGGGGCCTGCTGGGCCGCGGGCTGGGTCACGGACTGCAGAAGTTCCTGTTCCTGCCCGACCCGCACACCGACTTCATCTTCAGCATCTGGGGCGAGGAGATGGGCTTCCTGGGCTCGGTGGCGCTGCTGCTGCTGCTGGCCCTGCTGCTGTGGCGCGGCTTCCGCACGGCGCTGCGGGCCGCGGATTCGTTCGGATTCTACCTGGCGGCGGGGCTGTCGCTGCAACTTGCGGTGTACGCGGGGGTGCACGTGGCGGTGACCACCGGCATGTTCCCCACCACCGGGCTGCCCCTGCCGTTCATCAGCTTCGGCGGCTCCTCGCTGGTGATGAACCTGCTCACCGTCGGGGTGCTGCTCAACATCTCTCGCCGCGCCCTCTAG
- the murD gene encoding UDP-N-acetylmuramoyl-L-alanine--D-glutamate ligase, with amino-acid sequence MTHAPDTLGLPGLSALVVGLARSGTAAALLLRRHGFAVRALDSKARGAVAAAERLERAGVECRLESQDPTALVGMDFVVVSPGVGPGNPLLEAARDRGVPVLSELEVAFRFVRGPVLAVTGTNGKTTTATWLAHLVRAAGREAHLAGNVGAALSGECDRLPEDTFAVLEVSSFQLERIHRFRPRSASLLNLTPDHLDRYASMAEYVAAKARIFENQGPSDLAVLNARDPAAMALAPGLRAELALFSARGPVRTGAGVEAGVITLYREGVATPVTEAAKLALPGPHNLENALAALAMTLPWKFEPARLAQGLADFPPLPHRLEPCGEIGGVRFVNDSKATNVDSMEKALRAFDAPLHLVAGGHDKHGDFEALAPLVQEKVRTLLLIGEAAERIARAYPGALAVRCATLQEAMAEGLKRAAPGEVVLLSPGCASYDMFRDYEDRGDQFRAHVARLRTGRKDG; translated from the coding sequence ATGACGCACGCGCCGGACACGCTGGGGCTGCCGGGGCTGTCGGCCCTGGTGGTGGGACTGGCGCGCAGCGGCACCGCGGCCGCGCTGCTGTTGCGACGCCACGGGTTCGCGGTGCGCGCGCTGGACTCCAAGGCCCGCGGGGCGGTGGCGGCGGCGGAGCGCCTGGAGCGCGCCGGGGTGGAGTGCCGGCTGGAGTCCCAGGATCCCACGGCCCTCGTGGGGATGGACTTCGTGGTGGTGAGCCCCGGCGTGGGCCCGGGCAACCCGCTGCTGGAGGCCGCGCGGGACCGCGGCGTGCCGGTGCTGAGCGAGCTGGAAGTGGCGTTCCGCTTCGTGCGCGGCCCGGTGCTGGCGGTGACCGGCACCAACGGCAAGACCACCACGGCCACCTGGCTGGCGCACCTGGTGCGCGCGGCGGGACGCGAGGCGCACCTGGCCGGCAACGTGGGCGCAGCACTCTCCGGGGAGTGCGACCGGCTGCCGGAGGACACCTTCGCGGTGCTCGAGGTGTCCAGCTTCCAGTTGGAGCGCATCCACCGTTTTCGGCCCCGCTCGGCGTCGCTGCTCAACCTCACGCCCGACCACCTGGACCGCTACGCCTCCATGGCCGAGTACGTGGCCGCCAAGGCGCGCATCTTCGAGAACCAGGGCCCGTCCGACCTGGCCGTGCTCAACGCGCGCGACCCCGCGGCCATGGCGCTGGCGCCGGGCCTGCGCGCGGAGCTGGCGCTGTTCAGCGCCCGCGGCCCGGTGCGCACCGGGGCCGGGGTGGAGGCGGGCGTGATCACGCTGTACCGCGAGGGCGTGGCCACCCCGGTGACGGAAGCGGCGAAGCTGGCGCTGCCCGGGCCGCACAACCTCGAGAACGCGCTCGCGGCGCTGGCCATGACGCTGCCGTGGAAGTTCGAGCCCGCGCGGCTGGCGCAGGGCCTGGCGGACTTCCCGCCACTCCCGCACCGGCTGGAGCCGTGCGGCGAGATCGGCGGGGTGCGGTTCGTGAACGACTCCAAGGCCACCAACGTGGACTCCATGGAGAAGGCGCTGCGCGCCTTCGACGCGCCGCTGCACCTGGTGGCCGGCGGGCACGACAAGCACGGCGACTTCGAGGCGCTGGCGCCGCTGGTGCAGGAGAAGGTAAGGACGCTGCTGCTGATCGGCGAGGCCGCGGAGCGGATCGCGCGGGCCTATCCCGGCGCGCTCGCGGTACGCTGCGCCACGCTGCAGGAGGCCATGGCCGAGGGGCTGAAGCGCGCGGCTCCCGGCGAGGTGGTGCTGCTCTCGCCGGGCTGCGCCAGCTACGACATGTTCCGCGACTACGAGGACCGCGGGGACCAGTTTCGCGCCCACGTGGCCCGGCTCAGGACGGGGAGGAAGGACGGATGA
- a CDS encoding phospho-N-acetylmuramoyl-pentapeptide-transferase encodes MFYHLLYPLHTQISIFNVFRYITFRSAYAAATALLLTLLIGPYVIRRLREIKIGQAIRAEGPQTHHAKAGTPTMGGVLLVGAILVSTLLWGNLTNRYVQMALLAVTWLGLLGFVDDYLHVVKGVRKGLLGRYKLAAQGALGLVIGLILVLAPVTPEIATRTNVPFFKTFPVVELGLLYIPFVMIVLAGFSNAVNLSDGLDGLASGMVVMAGIALAGLSYVTGHEKFSHYLLIPYMPGTGELTVFCAALVGASLGFLWFNCHPAEVFMGDTGSLALGGALATVAILIKRELLFVVVGGLFVVEALSVMIQVGSFKWFGKRLFRMAPIHHHFELLGWPESRVVVRFWIAAGLLGLLSLTTLKLQ; translated from the coding sequence ATGTTCTATCACCTCCTCTATCCTCTGCACACCCAGATTTCAATCTTCAACGTATTCCGCTACATCACCTTCCGGTCGGCTTATGCCGCCGCCACCGCGCTCCTCCTTACCTTGCTCATCGGGCCGTACGTGATCCGCAGGCTGCGGGAGATCAAGATCGGCCAGGCCATCCGGGCCGAGGGCCCGCAGACCCACCACGCGAAGGCCGGCACGCCCACCATGGGGGGCGTGCTGCTGGTGGGGGCCATCCTGGTGTCCACGCTGCTGTGGGGCAACCTGACCAACCGCTACGTGCAGATGGCGCTGCTCGCGGTCACGTGGCTGGGCCTGCTGGGCTTCGTGGACGACTACCTGCACGTGGTGAAGGGCGTGCGCAAGGGTCTCCTGGGCCGCTACAAGCTGGCGGCCCAGGGCGCGCTGGGGCTGGTCATCGGCCTGATCCTGGTGCTCGCGCCGGTCACCCCGGAGATCGCCACGCGCACCAACGTGCCGTTCTTCAAGACCTTTCCGGTGGTGGAACTGGGCCTGCTCTACATCCCGTTCGTGATGATCGTGCTGGCGGGCTTCTCCAACGCCGTGAACCTGAGCGACGGCCTGGACGGGCTGGCCTCGGGCATGGTGGTGATGGCGGGGATCGCCCTGGCCGGGCTGAGCTACGTCACCGGCCACGAGAAGTTCTCGCACTACCTGCTGATCCCCTACATGCCCGGCACCGGGGAACTGACGGTGTTCTGCGCGGCCCTGGTGGGCGCTTCGCTGGGGTTCCTGTGGTTCAACTGCCACCCCGCCGAGGTGTTCATGGGTGACACCGGCTCGCTGGCCCTGGGCGGGGCGCTCGCCACCGTGGCCATCCTGATCAAGCGCGAGCTGCTCTTCGTGGTGGTGGGCGGGCTGTTCGTGGTGGAGGCGCTGTCGGTGATGATCCAGGTGGGCTCGTTCAAGTGGTTCGGGAAGAGGCTCTTCAGGATGGCCCCCATCCACCACCACTTCGAGCTGCTGGGCTGGCCCGAGTCGCGGGTGGTGGTGAGGTTCTGGATCGCGGCCGGGCTGTTGGGGCTGCTCTCGCTCACCACGCTCAAGCTGCAGTAG
- a CDS encoding UDP-N-acetylmuramoyl-tripeptide--D-alanyl-D-alanine ligase yields MKAARAAQPGTLAYVAGLAGAKLETVGVRPADAGRRRVHGACIDTRGLKKGQVFVALRGERADGHDFADRALGAGACAALVRAAWIEAQRERLLPGAALLAADDPQAALQRWARAHRAGFDIPLVAVTGSNGKTTVRAMLAHVLAARGPVLASEGNLNNHLGVPLTLLRLEPRHRMAVVEMGMSHPGEIAALCGIAAPTAGVITNAGRAHLEGLGTVEAVARAKSELVDYLERRGGTAVLNADNEALMAANRGRVSRVRTFGVDAPADVRAVNVAARGLGGSTFRLEGGPEVRLQVPGLHNVRNALAAIAAAGALGVPAAEAAAALAGFRRLEHGRLELAHAGGVQILDDTYNANPDSLAAAVEVLLHTPARGRRMLALGDMLELGGDAAKEHERAGRGLTGLDVVWAAGAHAPDVARGAREAGVAEAHAFEDVGAMVRALPERLRRGDLLLVKGSRGMRMETLVEALKARLA; encoded by the coding sequence GTGAAGGCCGCGCGGGCCGCCCAGCCGGGCACCCTGGCCTACGTGGCCGGGCTGGCCGGGGCGAAGCTGGAGACCGTGGGAGTGCGCCCCGCCGACGCCGGCCGCCGTCGCGTGCACGGCGCGTGCATCGACACCCGGGGGCTGAAGAAGGGCCAGGTGTTCGTGGCCCTGCGCGGAGAGCGCGCCGACGGGCACGACTTCGCCGACCGCGCCCTGGGCGCGGGCGCGTGTGCCGCGCTGGTGCGGGCGGCGTGGATCGAGGCGCAGCGGGAACGCCTCCTGCCGGGCGCCGCCCTGCTGGCGGCGGACGATCCGCAGGCGGCGCTGCAGCGGTGGGCCCGCGCCCACCGCGCCGGCTTCGATATCCCGCTGGTCGCGGTGACCGGCAGCAACGGCAAGACCACCGTGCGGGCCATGCTGGCGCACGTGCTGGCGGCCCGGGGGCCGGTGCTGGCGAGCGAGGGCAACCTGAACAACCACCTGGGGGTGCCGCTGACGCTGCTGCGGCTCGAGCCGCGGCACCGGATGGCGGTGGTGGAGATGGGCATGAGCCACCCCGGGGAGATCGCCGCCCTGTGCGGGATCGCCGCGCCCACCGCCGGCGTGATCACCAACGCCGGGCGCGCGCACCTGGAGGGGCTGGGCACCGTGGAAGCCGTGGCGCGGGCCAAGAGCGAGCTGGTGGACTACCTGGAGCGTCGCGGCGGCACCGCGGTGCTCAACGCGGACAACGAGGCGCTGATGGCGGCCAACCGCGGGCGCGTGAGCCGGGTGCGCACCTTCGGCGTGGATGCGCCGGCCGACGTGCGCGCGGTGAACGTGGCTGCCCGGGGCCTGGGCGGCTCCACGTTTCGCCTGGAGGGCGGCCCGGAGGTGCGGCTCCAGGTTCCCGGCCTGCACAACGTGCGCAACGCGCTGGCGGCCATCGCCGCCGCCGGGGCGCTGGGCGTGCCGGCGGCGGAGGCGGCCGCCGCGCTGGCTGGATTCCGCCGACTGGAGCACGGCCGCCTGGAGCTGGCACACGCCGGGGGGGTGCAGATCCTGGACGACACTTACAACGCCAACCCCGATTCCCTGGCCGCGGCCGTCGAAGTTCTCTTGCATACGCCGGCCCGCGGGCGCAGGATGCTGGCACTGGGGGATATGCTGGAGCTGGGTGGGGACGCGGCGAAGGAGCACGAACGGGCCGGGAGGGGACTCACGGGGCTGGACGTGGTGTGGGCCGCGGGGGCGCACGCCCCCGACGTGGCGCGCGGGGCCCGTGAGGCGGGCGTGGCCGAGGCCCATGCGTTCGAGGACGTGGGCGCGATGGTGCGCGCCCTTCCCGAGCGGCTGCGCCGCGGCGACCTGCTGCTGGTGAAGGGTTCGCGCGGCATGCGGATGGAGACACTGGTCGAGGCGCTGAAGGCGCGCCTGGCCTAG
- a CDS encoding UDP-N-acetylmuramoyl-L-alanyl-D-glutamate--2,6-diaminopimelate ligase: MPPAEDAPRALGELLRAAGLSAPAGLAQAGVTGLTCDSRAVRPGMLFVAVRGFSVDGHRFVADAVRAGAVAAVVEAAAGDVAAPQVVAGDSRRALAQLAQAWHGQPADGLRAYGVTGTNGKTTTTFLLRSVLEAAGGRPAVLGTTGYHFPEGAQEAPHTTPEAPELWALLAEARRQRCDAVVMEVSSHALKLRRTYGLPFDAVAFTNLTRDHLDFHPDFGDYRESKMRLFEPWEAEPWRKPRAASLNLDDPEGARFAARAKTAPTWTFSRLPAAAADVSALRETLGPDGSAFSLRWPGGEFAVELKLAGPYNVSNALTAASLALQTGVPAEAVRRGLESVRGVPGRLEAVRHGQPFAVWVDYAHTPDALERVLQAAREAVAGRLICVFGCGGDRDPGKRAPMGAVATRLADFTVVTSDNPRTEDPAKILEDIRPGLSADSLRWVMDVDRRRAIGRALSAARPRDGVVIAGKGHEDYQIVGTVKHPFDDRQVAREALTALGHRP, encoded by the coding sequence ATGCCGCCCGCTGAGGACGCGCCGCGGGCGCTGGGCGAGTTGCTGCGCGCCGCGGGGCTGTCCGCTCCCGCGGGGCTGGCGCAGGCGGGAGTGACCGGGCTCACCTGTGACTCGCGCGCGGTGCGGCCGGGGATGTTGTTCGTGGCGGTGCGCGGGTTCTCGGTGGACGGGCACCGCTTTGTGGCCGACGCGGTGCGCGCGGGCGCGGTGGCGGCGGTGGTGGAGGCGGCCGCCGGGGACGTGGCCGCGCCCCAGGTCGTGGCCGGTGACTCGCGCCGGGCCCTGGCGCAACTGGCCCAGGCCTGGCACGGGCAACCGGCGGACGGGCTGCGGGCCTACGGCGTGACCGGCACCAACGGCAAGACCACCACCACCTTCCTGCTGCGCTCGGTGCTCGAGGCGGCGGGCGGGCGACCGGCGGTGCTGGGCACCACCGGGTACCACTTCCCGGAAGGGGCGCAGGAGGCGCCGCACACCACGCCCGAGGCGCCCGAGCTGTGGGCCCTGCTGGCGGAGGCGCGGCGCCAGCGCTGCGACGCCGTGGTGATGGAGGTCTCCTCGCACGCGCTGAAGCTGCGCCGGACCTACGGGCTGCCCTTCGACGCGGTCGCGTTCACCAACCTGACGCGCGACCACCTGGATTTTCACCCGGACTTCGGGGACTACCGGGAATCCAAGATGCGACTGTTCGAGCCGTGGGAGGCCGAGCCGTGGCGCAAGCCGCGGGCCGCCTCGCTGAACCTGGACGATCCCGAAGGCGCGCGTTTCGCCGCCCGCGCGAAGACCGCCCCGACGTGGACCTTCTCGCGTCTGCCCGCCGCCGCCGCCGACGTTTCGGCGCTCCGCGAGACGCTGGGCCCGGACGGTTCGGCCTTCTCTCTGCGCTGGCCCGGCGGTGAATTCGCCGTGGAGCTGAAGCTGGCGGGGCCGTACAACGTGAGCAACGCGCTCACCGCCGCCTCGCTGGCGCTGCAGACCGGGGTGCCGGCGGAGGCCGTGCGGCGGGGCCTCGAATCGGTGCGCGGCGTCCCCGGCCGCCTCGAGGCGGTGCGCCACGGCCAGCCCTTCGCGGTGTGGGTGGACTACGCCCACACCCCCGACGCGCTCGAGCGGGTGCTGCAGGCCGCCCGGGAGGCGGTGGCCGGCCGGCTGATCTGCGTGTTCGGCTGCGGCGGCGACCGCGATCCCGGCAAACGCGCCCCCATGGGCGCGGTGGCCACGCGACTGGCCGACTTCACCGTGGTGACCTCCGACAACCCGCGCACCGAGGACCCGGCGAAGATCCTCGAGGACATCCGCCCCGGGCTGTCCGCGGATTCCCTCCGCTGGGTGATGGACGTGGACCGCCGCCGGGCCATCGGGCGGGCGCTGTCCGCGGCGCGGCCCCGCGACGGAGTGGTGATCGCGGGCAAGGGGCACGAGGACTACCAGATCGTGGGCACGGTGAAGCATCCCTTCGACGACCGGCAGGTGGCGCGTGAGGCCCTGACCGCCCTGGGACACCGGCCGTGA